DNA from Daucus carota subsp. sativus chromosome 1, DH1 v3.0, whole genome shotgun sequence:
aggtcaaatcagctctttctgcatctgagcaaaaacatcTACAATTGGAAAAgtaagtggaagctctggaaggaaatgtctatattttaaactctagaatggatgagatgttgcagcatcaaagaattcagactggacttcttcaacatcttcttcttgcctctggtgtttctcttcccagtccatcccctacacttgctgctaacaaaaagggggagaaagaattaccaactcctgcagaattgatcagtcaaattcctcctcctttccacactgaaagggaaaagcagaagaatgcaaggatgaaagaattggactctattgcaaagagagtggctcaactgggcaagaaatcttccacatcttctacagccaccacagctcaaatctcttttccaaccacaaccacaattctcagggtgattacacctgagattgttataccttccaagacagaaaagggtgagccatcaattgtgaatgaattcaagcccattctgtttccaaacaattgtggctactccaagcctggaaaagactcaagctcaatctactttccactagccaggcctgacaaaaatgaatacaagcttttgggccaagagatcaaaagttacaaagactgtgcagatgtggctttaaaagctcattttgccatcatctacagagaaggccagaagctgtttattggaactggccatcctcactactcatttgcaaaagctgaagaggtggccagagaatgtgaaaaagaggagtttgaatcccaactctctttgaaccaaatagaggttgatgaaaggtatgctattgagctggaagaggagttggcagctgagcttttaaatgaggaaagattgcctcttgaatcttctccaaagaaaaagagagtcaaatctaaaactaagatgcctgaggcagccaagagaagagaagaagtgccagaaaagcctatctcaaagccttcttctccaatcaaggacaccacagtggtacatccagatgtcaacttccatgatgagccaataatgccaaaggaggagccaattgacttggaagatatcccaattccagcttttcttgttcaagaatcttccaagccaaagaagaaagtcaagtctgtggctaagaggatggctaaccctcctaaacctccaaaagaacctgagaaccctgatgactatctcattattgctaacattgaagaaatttctgagttggagctggagctggatgatcttcaagaagtaagaggaatagaagcaacttcaaagttacctgaaagattggtattctcttacaaaaacaagggtgatgtcatctggcctcttcacagagttctgaattctgagggattcagttctctaacaaaaatatatggatctatgaagaggactggaggatttacaccacctgcaaagcaaatggtactaaagagaatccttgagatcaggaaggaatggaactcagatgctagtctacaaagaaggctgaaaattccctacactggaaagaaaattcatcatgaacctactccagtcatggaatttagggacaatcaaggtgttaggagatttttcagacctaaagatcaactcaaggttgctagcttgaatactctgaagactctctaatccaagctcaacagacaagatagtgatgaagaatggttctacaggatctttcagaaacagatcaatattcttgaagaaaaacttaagtccagaagaagaagatcttctaggaacaagtaactgctcagtctagaggagcataatcatatgtaatcttttctaactcttgtatttaaattctgcattttattttattaatgttttgttatcatcaagtgtagaatttatgtctgcatcttctccagtcataaattgggggagattgttaggaatcaataatttttgatgataacataaacattttgtaacatgtcttacttagaatctttatcaaatttcagttgtaattgttacatttcttgtctttgggaattatcaacggatgggtagaataggatggctaattgtaaatatccaatgccatgtaattttatctaagtgaaggatattcaactgatgagatgtaactattcaactgatgaagactggatgatgtttcaactgatgaaaatcaagcattcaactgatgacaaagtgttcaactgatgatgctgaggaattcaactgatgagactggaacaacattcaactgatggagtctgtaattcattcaactgataagccgggcattcaactgataaagtcaagagcagttgaaagcaatcagaactttcaactgatgaagcaaagagcagttgaaagtgactagagcttaagtctgacaaatcacatggatcgaattacactaaaatagacatggaagcctaattaggaaaataaagaagaagcagaaacatacttatctcatgcagtgcaatctggatcaaatcaagatgatggtcaaagatgaagacatctcagaaagcatgcataagacaaagttgtgcagcattgtttttagattagagtgcattttgtaatctagctaaaagctttgtaaaacttggagtatataaccaagttagtagcatcagttgaacttgttcaaattacttgagagaaaaatctgagagttagaacttgtttgagtgatgaaccagcagctgtgcgaattgtaaaacaatccacagattcttctatataaaatctcacgggtggatcattcaatccacccgtatttttaatacttggtgtttttccaatttattgtgttcttagtgtattgttcttgaatcttttaaatttgtaaaagattgtattcaaccccccccttctacaatctttctcatagttggtgtaaaataacagggATAAAAAGAATGGAACCTTGAGTTTGAATCAAGAAATGTATCTACGTAAATTTCAAAATTGGTTTGGGATGCAGAATTGCAATCTGGCACGGACTTCATTGGTTGTAGGGAAAAGATTAATGCGTAGTAAAGATCCTGAACAAGGACAAGAAACATTGGATGTGCCATATGCCCAAGAAGTCGCAAGAAGTCGGAAGTTTAATGTGTGCTATGTGGTGCACTCTACCAGACTTGACCTTTCTTGTTAATCTAGTAAGTAGATTTTAAGGTAATCCTAATCAAGCCCATTGAGAGGTTGAGAAGAGGATAATGAAATACATAAAAGGTACATTGCACCACAAATTGGTCTATCAGGGAAACAGTCCTGAGattattggatactctgattCAGATCTTGGAGGTGTAAAGATGATGGAAAATCCACTTCATGACATTTGTTTATATTTGGAGTTGCCGTAAGTTGGGAAAGTAAGAAACATGGATATGTTGCAAGAGACACACAAGAAGCTGAGTATGTAGCTTGTAGCATGGTTGCTACTCATGTTGTCTGGATAAGACGTATCTTACTAGAGTTAAATCTCAATCTCATAGATGGGCCTATTGAAATTTATCGTGATAATATGTCAGCTatagatttaatttataatggTGCAAATAGTTCGAAAGGACAGACATTGATATacaatttcattatattcatGATGTAGTAGAAACGAAATAAGTGAAAGTACCATATATTCCCACGAGTGATATGATTACGGATCTTTTAACCAAAGATATTCTGGCAGAATTATTTGTAAAACATGTTTGTTGGTTTTATGGGACTAAGAAATATATAGTCTGgtttcaaaataaaagaaagaaatataTAGTCTATGTGAAATGTGGGAGCCACATGAATTATTTGAAATAAAGTCAAGTGTGAGATGTTATTTGactaaatttcaaataaattaaatacttaTGAGAGTTACATGtatgaattaattaatagaATTATGTACATTAATTctattaattgaaatatatatatatggcagtTTCTTTTAGAGGTGGAGGATATATTTTGTATGCCTATATATGGTTGTGGAACAACAAAAGTAAAAAATTGcttgttctaaaatataatccaaaaccctctataatatattacacaattTTTGTTCTTCATTCCATTTTACCTTTTACCTATTTAAAAATGCAACTTCTTTCCAATTTCTTTATGAGAAAAGGTCCGGGCGGTCAAAAAACACACAAGTATTGcttagattttatttattaacgTTAGATAATATAGTGCttctaattttgaaagaaaacgCTAGATCATGTagagttttgtttttttaactcAGCAAAACACTACACGAAGTAGCGTTCTGTAAATGCTATACGAAATAACATTATGTTCTTTTAACCCCAACAAACACTACACATTATAGTGTTAATAAGTGATTTTGGAGGGCATTTTTTGAGATCATGATTTTTCgatattaacattttaaattGTGATAATAGGGTCAACACCTTTTCTTTATGGATTTACTAAAATATTgtcttaaattcaaatataaaagtttaggtactcataattaacaaaaaattgtCACTGTTCCTGAAGTGTGGTATGTCCCATTTTTGTTTACATCAAATGTATTCTATTCCATCGCTGAATAGAATTGACAAGTTTTAGAACTGTGCTGATACAAggaagaataaaactacaaacttGTATTTCCTTTAACCTTCACAAGTTTTGGAGCTGTGAATGATgttacaactatatatatataatcacatGGCTTTggcaaataaaatgaaaatatcaCTCCGGAGAATAGATTACTGAGGGTATTCAAGATGGCTAAAGGACTACAAGTGAAAACATAGCAGAGAGCTTGGTGATCAAGAGAAAATTCAGTCGAGATCTACGATCCCAAAATTTGAGAGTAGGATCTTCACTTGATCAACAAAGTCTGAGCCTGTGGCATACTCTGTTAGCATCCCAACAGCAAAACCAAACATTGCCCATCTGCACCAAATACAAAACCAGCAGGACTAGTTCATCATTCGGACACTTACAAACATTTCAtcagacaaaaaaaaatcaaaatattgtgGAGGATCGGTGAACTGATATAAAGAAAACTAAAAACTGAGTATTTTAACAAACATGTACATAATCAATGTGTTCCTTTGTTACTAGAGGTAGTCACATAATATGAATTGCTGGTGTCAGCACGAGTATACAAGGGGCAGAGGTGATAATCACACAAATAAAAAGATCTTGATTTCTCCTCTTCATTGGCCCGAGAAAAGGAGGATGGAAGATACTTCTGAATAGTTCGACAGCTTGAGATTTTATTTGATAAGAATACCGCCTACACCATGCTAGCTAGCTATACGTGAGTGCATCAATATCTCTTTGCAAGTATGAATGCATTAGCACCAGACGAGTTTCAGGAGATGCATTCGTAATACTTTTGCATCGAACCTATCCACGATTCTAAATACATACCGGTTAGTAGTTTGTATTGGCAATTCCCCTTGTCACTCCATAGGCTGTGGGATACACCCATAACTCCTTATACTTACTGATGTCGTGCGACTCATGTTTGCGTAGAGGGCACAGCTAGAGTTGGATAGACTTCAGGTTCCTTAATCTCAACAATTCAGGAAATGCATTTCTACTTGTATGTTGTATTTTGCATCATTTTTCATGCAAAGCAAATAGGGGGCAATAAAACTCTATGAAAAGATGGCGGTTTGATTCAATACTTCGCATACAGGTTTGGTTTAAGTCAATCAACTAGCGGTCTTGGTCCTATTGAAAATACAAGTGAAAGTGAATTCCGAAAAgaaatgatatgaaaaaaaaatagccATTGTTGGGGCAGTCGTGACAATTCTAGTTATGGCAATTTTGCTTATTTATTCGGTGTCAAGGACATTCGGAATTTCATCTCTAATGAAACTTGTTTAGTTATGGATAGGAATGGGAACAATTATTCCATATAATTTGATATTGaacaacatattttagaaagaCGATTTATAACATTTTTGAGCCCATTAGCTAGGAAACTTCAATCATTCACACacaatcataaattatatatacctaTTATTGACCATGGGGATTAATGCTAACCTGGGTACTTGTATCAAGAAAATCAAGTGTTTTCATCACTCATAACCTCAAGTTTATGCTAATACTACTTGTACTGAAAAATGCTTAAAGgaatgaagaaaaaaaaaatcactagcATTATTGTTCAACGTATTACTCTATTCTCTTGATAAGAGGTCGAGACATAACCGAGTCATGTGTGTGAGTATATAAATTTCTGCaatttagtataaaaatttgtgcAATTTTCGATTACTGAAAAACAGTAGTGATATTTACGAAAATATTACCTGCCATTGGAAATTTCATTCTTGGCAAGAAACCCAAAAAAGGGACCCTGATTAGCCTCCTccaatttcttcttcttgaaaaAATCCTGCAACTCCTTGGCCTTCTGTCTCTGAAACTCCATGGTCACTAGACTCTTCTTCTCACTCTCCACAACGGGTGGCGAAACAGCCACCGGCTTAGGAGGGGAAGCTGATGGCTGAGAAGGAGGAGTAGGTCTTGCAGGAGGAGCAGCCACAGGTCTTCTTAAAGGCCCATCAGCCTGAGAACTCCTGATTGTAAGACTAGAATGTTTTGGTGCTGAGAATCTGAAAAGGGTAGCattagatgatgatgatggggAGGTTGCTTTGGTGATTTTAATGCAGGGGAATGCTGCTGTTGCTGCTGACATTGTTGTACTTGATAGTTTGTAGCTTTGCAGTTTTTTTGGGAGTTGGATTGGGAGATTGGATGGAGGGTGTTCTGTTGTGACTTATCATTGAATCTTTGAATCTAGTATGTGGACAACATGTAGCCAagtttttcatttttaacttGTCAAAAGTTTATACATTCTGCATTACCAAGTTTTCTGCATTGCATTATggacttatttatttttctttttgtcaattATTAAGTTTGCAAAATGAGTTCTCAAGTAAAAGTTCTAATTAAGTTCCCTCCTCACATCATCAGGCCCTAAACTTAAAACCCGActttaaacttaaaaatatatgtttgtgtaataagtcaaaaccaacttaaaattagaattaagtcaaAACTGacttaaattcaaaaattagtttgagacaTTTTTTTcggtaaattaattttttaaaacttttttttttgataaaaattactaataaaataaaaattacccataaatcatttttattattatacttttaaataCTCACAAGTCATTAGACATTAATAGgtcaaaattattcaaacagatattttaaactTCCAGGTTGTCACGAGTCACGTTGAATCATAAAATCAGCCAAAATGGTTATCAGAAATCAAGGATAAAACCACagcatatttttcatttataagaaaaatttCTCTGTCCAGCAGAAGACATTTTTTTAGGTGTGATTTTTCGCCTATGTGGAGCAATGACATAGGATTCGACAAATAAGAAAATTTATCAgatttttaattgaataattacaaatatactTAATTTAGTCTTACCTACTgagaaaaatttgaataatcacaaatttgtaattacaaaaataatctTAATACAGTACAAGTGTACAACTCCAAAAAATGAAAGGACCTACTCCTAAGATTACATTCAAGACAATTGATTTTCGCATATCTTCTTACTCTTTTTGCTAGCAAACAATTTGATATCCCCGATCAACTCTGTAATATTTGTCGAAATCAACTGTTTGAAGCTCCAGCTACATTATACTGCACGAGAACTCCTTCCGTTGCCAAAGTGATTATCTTCCCCCCATCACTACATTATGTTGCACGAACATGCCCTTTCGCTCGCTCTGTCGAATTCGTTATCGGATCCATCATCACTGCTACAACATGAAGTTCATTGCGTAAGTATGTAGGAGTTTTGATCAGAGAAGAGTAGAGCTCCAGCAAACAGACAGtgcaatatatattcatattatctAAAAACAACATAAGGTGAAGATTATACAACAGAAACATGGATCAATTGATTTTCAAAGTAATATGCAAGTAAGCTCCCACAATCATAGTTTAAACAATATAGCATCAGGGCTGACAAATTCTGAACTGAGAGAgaacaaattttaaatgaaaggaGCACAAAGTCAGGATACATTTCAGGTTTACATGTTCTATGCAGTGAGTTCTACTTTCAAAAGTATATTTCTTGCTACATACAACTTTTCAAAAGTATATTCTTGCTATAAATATCTACCTAAACAACTCTTCCTGctttacaatttaaatattCCCTGATTCTTAAACCTTTTTTACATTAAGAAAACAACTGCTATGCACATACTACCGATCATTATAATTGTTTAATCTGTCCTAAAGCACATGCCGTAAACTTTAAATTCAACTACTTTTTGCAGAAGTTGTTTTATACATTTAATCCCGTAAAAAATCTCAGTACTAAGTTGTGCTGGCAAATATTAACGAGAATGCACTTGCATCAAGTACACTGTACAAGAGAAGCTCTGGATTCGACCAATGTGCACAAGAGACATACATAATTAGcgataacaaaaaattaaaatctatccTGGAACTGTAGAAAGGGTGGGACGAGTAAATgataaatgtaaaatatattcTCTGATTCTTTCCAATTTCAAAGTTATCATACCTGGTCTCGAATTCCCGGACCTCAACAAGCTCTCCTCCACTCACATCCATCCACTGCACTTTCCGCTTTTCGATGTAATCAGTAAAGCTAGTCTTTTCGTTTGCTGCATCAATCTCACCACTGACCGCGCTAGGAACTGGATTTATAGTTGTTGACTTCTTCAAGCTACTCTTAAGATCATTCTGTTTTGCAATTATGTCACTGTCAACAGGAGCACTATTCTTACTGTCATCATTCCCTTTGTCAAAGACAGGAGGTTCGGGCAAGACGTCCTGCTGCTGAGTTGGTCCTACCTTTAAAGGAGACGGGCCCTCAAGTTCTGAGGCAGTGTGACCAAAACAGACAAATGAGGCGCACCCGCGCACAAGTCGATTCTTACTGGAAGCCAGCTGGAGATTAGGATCAGTTTCTTGGTCCACTAGCTGATAGTGACTCCACGGCGTAACTCTCATGGGTTTTTCTTCAGTCTTCTGACCCAAGAGAAGAAGGGCAAGACCCTTACTATACCCAGAAGCTGAAGCAGAAAAAAATCCACCTCCTTCCACTGCCAATAACATCAGTTCTGATCATCCACGCATCACAAATTAGTCCTTGATTCAATTCACTCACTTGCCCACAGACAACAAAGCCACCTGCCCTTGACCACTGTAGTTAATTAGCCGTGACATTATATTAACAAAg
Protein-coding regions in this window:
- the LOC108207140 gene encoding light-harvesting complex-like protein OHP2, chloroplastic produces the protein MSAATAAFPCIKITKATSPSSSSNATLFRFSAPKHSSLTIRSSQADGPLRRPVAAPPARPTPPSQPSASPPKPVAVSPPVVESEKKSLVTMEFQRQKAKELQDFFKKKKLEEANQGPFFGFLAKNEISNGRWAMFGFAVGMLTEYATGSDFVDQVKILLSNFGIVDLD
- the LOC108204643 gene encoding uncharacterized protein LOC108204643 isoform X1 — protein: MLLAVEGGGFFSASASGYSKGLALLLLGQKTEEKPMRVTPWSHYQLVDQETDPNLQLASSKNRLVRGCASFVCFGHTASELEGPSPLKVGPTQQQDVLPEPPVFDKGNDDSKNSAPVDSDIIAKQNDLKSSLKKSTTINPVPSAVSGEIDAANEKTSFTDYIEKRKVQWMDVSGGELVEVREFETSSDDGSDNEFDRASERACSCNIM
- the LOC108204643 gene encoding uncharacterized protein LOC108204643 isoform X2 codes for the protein MLLAVEGGGFFSASASGYSKGLALLLLGQKTEEKPMRVTPWSHYQLVDQETDPNLQLASSKNRLVRGCASFVCFGHTASELEGPSPLKVGPTQQQDVLPEPPVFDKGNDDSKNSAPVDSDIIAKQNDLKSSLKKSTTINPVPSAVSGEIDAANEKTSFTDYIEKRKVQWMDVSGGELVEVREFETSDDGSDNEFDRASERACSCNIM